The Oleidesulfovibrio alaskensis DSM 16109 genome has a segment encoding these proteins:
- the prfA gene encoding peptide chain release factor 1, protein MFAKLEHLERQFEDLEQQLSSPEVFGDQERYRKLTKAHSDLKEIVEVFRVYRQLNEELAGNKEMLRDSDPEIQAMAREEIDAIEKRLPEMEHELKLLLLPKDPLDEKNVVLEIRAGTGGEEAALFAADLFRMYLRYAEDMGWRVEVLSSSETDSGGFKEIIGLISGDKVYSRMKFESGTHRVQRVPATETQGRIHTSAATVAVMPEADEVELDMKPEDLRFDVYRSSGPGGQSVNTTDSAVRVTHIPTGITVACQDEKSQHKNKAKGLKILASRLLQAQEDKRHEELAEQRRSLVGTGDRSGRIRTYNFPQGRITDHRINLTLYKLDAFMEGQIGDMLDALITHAQTEALKAQANVH, encoded by the coding sequence ATGTTTGCCAAGCTTGAGCACCTGGAACGTCAGTTTGAAGATCTGGAGCAGCAGCTCAGTTCGCCGGAAGTTTTCGGCGATCAGGAACGCTACCGCAAACTGACAAAAGCACACTCCGATCTCAAAGAGATTGTGGAGGTTTTCCGCGTCTACCGCCAGCTGAATGAAGAACTGGCAGGTAACAAGGAAATGCTGCGTGACAGCGACCCCGAAATTCAGGCCATGGCCAGAGAGGAAATCGACGCCATTGAAAAGCGTCTGCCCGAAATGGAACATGAGCTGAAGCTGCTGCTGCTGCCCAAGGACCCGCTGGATGAAAAGAACGTGGTTCTGGAAATACGGGCCGGCACCGGCGGTGAAGAAGCAGCCCTGTTCGCTGCCGACCTTTTCCGCATGTACCTGCGCTATGCCGAAGACATGGGCTGGCGCGTGGAAGTGCTGAGCAGCTCGGAAACCGACTCCGGCGGCTTCAAGGAAATTATCGGGCTTATTTCCGGCGATAAAGTTTACAGCCGCATGAAATTTGAATCCGGAACCCACAGAGTGCAGCGCGTGCCCGCCACCGAAACGCAGGGGCGTATCCATACGTCCGCAGCCACGGTTGCCGTTATGCCCGAAGCCGACGAAGTGGAACTGGACATGAAGCCCGAAGATCTGCGTTTTGACGTCTACCGTTCTTCCGGCCCCGGCGGCCAGTCTGTGAACACCACCGACTCCGCCGTGCGCGTGACGCATATCCCCACGGGCATCACCGTGGCGTGTCAGGATGAAAAATCGCAGCACAAAAACAAGGCGAAAGGGCTTAAGATTCTTGCCTCCCGCCTGCTGCAGGCTCAGGAAGACAAACGGCACGAAGAACTGGCAGAACAGCGCCGCAGCCTTGTGGGCACGGGGGACAGATCGGGCCGCATACGCACCTACAATTTCCCGCAGGGGCGCATAACTGACCACCGTATCAACCTCACCCTGTACAAGCTGGACGCGTTCATGGAAGGTCAGATAGGCGACATGCTCGATGCCCTGATCACCCACGCTCAGACCGAAGCTCTCAAGGCGCAGGCCAACGTGCATTAA
- a CDS encoding DUF1385 domain-containing protein: protein MEGVMMRSKERLAIAVRRPDGTIVVERRPWFSLTRTSWLARPWVRGFPILVETMVNGIKALNFSAMQAAEGGEEEEELKPWHLVATLAVSIAMALGLFVVLPHLFTMCMTWLGLAGEVEGVSFHIWDGLFKFLIFIGYILAISFVPDIRRVFQYHGAEHKVIWAYEQGGPVTPSSAILRSRLHPRCGTTFLLFVLSISIILHTVLVPLILMVWTPAGTVPKHAFIIAVKLLLMLPISAMAYEIIKVAARLEGTITGRILSAPGMLLQMLTTHEPDERQIEVAIVALREALGPDAGEEITTPEYTYSE from the coding sequence ATGGAAGGAGTGATGATGCGCAGCAAAGAGCGTCTTGCCATTGCTGTACGTCGCCCCGACGGCACCATTGTAGTGGAACGCCGTCCGTGGTTCAGCCTTACCCGCACGTCATGGCTCGCCCGTCCGTGGGTCCGCGGTTTTCCCATTCTGGTGGAAACCATGGTCAACGGTATAAAAGCGCTCAACTTTTCCGCCATGCAGGCAGCTGAAGGCGGCGAAGAGGAAGAAGAGCTCAAGCCGTGGCATCTTGTTGCCACACTGGCTGTTTCCATTGCCATGGCACTGGGGCTTTTCGTTGTGCTGCCGCACCTTTTCACCATGTGCATGACATGGCTGGGGCTGGCCGGCGAGGTGGAAGGCGTTTCGTTCCACATATGGGACGGCCTTTTCAAGTTTTTGATATTTATAGGCTATATACTGGCCATATCCTTTGTGCCAGATATCCGCAGAGTGTTTCAGTATCACGGTGCGGAGCACAAGGTCATATGGGCCTACGAACAGGGCGGGCCGGTCACCCCCTCTTCCGCCATTCTGCGCAGCCGGCTGCACCCGCGGTGCGGCACCACGTTTCTGCTTTTTGTGCTGTCCATATCCATCATACTGCATACGGTTCTCGTACCGCTTATTCTCATGGTCTGGACACCCGCAGGCACCGTGCCCAAGCATGCATTCATCATTGCAGTCAAGCTGCTGCTGATGCTGCCCATCAGCGCCATGGCGTACGAAATAATCAAAGTGGCAGCACGGCTTGAGGGCACCATTACCGGCAGAATACTGAGCGCCCCCGGCATGCTGCTGCAGATGCTGACCACGCACGAACCGGACGAACGCCAGATAGAAGTGGCCATAGTGGCGCTGCGCGAAGCACTGGGCCCGGACGCCGGTGAAGAAATCACGACGCCAGAATACACCTATTCGGAGTAA
- the rpmE gene encoding 50S ribosomal protein L31, whose amino-acid sequence MKDNIHPTVYKAKLVCACGNEIDTTSTKGEVVNVEICSSCHPFYTGKQRFVDTAGRIDRFRKKYAKFSK is encoded by the coding sequence ATGAAAGACAATATCCATCCCACCGTGTACAAGGCCAAACTCGTATGCGCCTGCGGCAACGAAATCGACACCACCTCCACCAAGGGTGAAGTGGTAAACGTGGAAATCTGCTCCAGCTGCCACCCGTTCTACACCGGCAAGCAGCGCTTTGTGGACACCGCCGGCCGTATTGACCGTTTCCGCAAAAAATACGCCAAGTTCAGCAAGTAG
- a CDS encoding TlyA family RNA methyltransferase: MPRKERADQLVYEQGLAESREQAKRLIMAGKVYVLRPGAEPEPVGKPGTRYDACWHMELKGVERFVSRGAYKLLTAIETFGLDVQGMVALDAGASTGGFTDCLLQHGAARVYAVDVGKNQLHERMRSDSRVVSMEGVNLRTAPDDLLPEQVDIIVADVSFISLTLILPACLRFLRKGGVVAALVKPQFEVGAGQTVKGVVRDEALRRQAVDKVLDFARDQLGLTVQGVVPSAIKGPKGNQEYIACLRLP, translated from the coding sequence ATGCCCCGTAAGGAACGCGCAGATCAACTGGTTTATGAACAGGGACTGGCAGAAAGCCGCGAACAGGCCAAACGGCTTATCATGGCGGGCAAGGTGTATGTGCTGCGCCCCGGGGCAGAGCCTGAACCGGTGGGCAAGCCGGGCACGCGCTATGACGCCTGCTGGCATATGGAGCTGAAAGGTGTGGAGCGGTTTGTCAGCCGCGGCGCGTACAAGCTGCTTACCGCCATAGAGACATTCGGACTGGATGTGCAGGGTATGGTGGCGCTGGATGCGGGTGCTTCCACCGGCGGCTTCACCGACTGTCTGCTGCAGCACGGGGCGGCGCGGGTGTATGCCGTTGATGTGGGTAAAAACCAGCTGCACGAGCGCATGCGCTCCGACAGCCGCGTGGTAAGCATGGAAGGGGTCAACTTGCGGACGGCGCCGGACGATCTGCTGCCGGAACAGGTAGATATTATCGTGGCGGATGTTTCGTTCATTTCGCTTACGCTCATTCTGCCCGCCTGCCTGCGTTTTCTGCGCAAGGGAGGAGTGGTGGCTGCGCTTGTCAAGCCGCAGTTCGAGGTGGGAGCCGGTCAGACCGTCAAAGGCGTTGTGCGCGATGAGGCACTGCGCAGGCAGGCGGTGGACAAAGTGCTCGACTTTGCCCGCGACCAGCTGGGGCTGACCGTGCAGGGGGTGGTGCCTTCGGCCATCAAAGGGCCGAAGGGCAATCAGGAATACATCGCCTGCCTGCGGCTGCCATGA
- a CDS encoding carbonic anhydrase: MIFKSRKTLLAALGLVALFLIFGAFSCSSDSTVERTPEAALKALRQGNERFAAGEAVHPRTDAARLAQAGTESQGDHAYATVLACSDSRVPVERLFDAGVMDIFVVRVAGNVVQGDEAGSIEYGLAHVKTPVLVVLGHTQCGAVTAVTAALEGHGHALERNIPGLVKPVIPAVQQAMQEHPDVHGADLVPFGIENNVWQNIRNLFMLSPATRDLVKSGKVAVVGAVYDVSTGNVEWLPAARVDEILAAVEADPARAMEAMASGAGAAQPDHDGAPAAAAENEQAVSEAEHAADAAEDAAGSSGSGAEVETVEAVEVPAANATDAGEETVTQEAAVPCPGQMARDTMAIHAQAALEQAEMAGKAAQVAAEAAAKAAEAAGEAARAAEAAALAAQAAQAQQ; this comes from the coding sequence ATGATTTTCAAATCGCGGAAAACCCTGCTGGCTGCCCTTGGACTGGTGGCTTTGTTTCTTATTTTCGGTGCGTTTTCGTGCAGCAGTGACAGCACGGTGGAACGTACGCCCGAAGCTGCGCTGAAAGCCCTCAGACAGGGCAACGAACGTTTTGCAGCCGGCGAAGCTGTGCACCCCCGGACTGATGCCGCGCGTCTGGCGCAGGCCGGCACGGAAAGTCAGGGCGATCATGCATACGCCACAGTACTGGCCTGTTCTGACTCACGCGTGCCCGTGGAACGCCTGTTTGATGCCGGAGTCATGGATATTTTTGTGGTGCGTGTGGCCGGCAACGTAGTGCAGGGCGACGAAGCCGGTTCCATTGAATATGGTCTGGCCCATGTGAAAACCCCTGTGCTGGTGGTGCTGGGACATACCCAGTGCGGTGCCGTGACCGCCGTGACCGCAGCGCTGGAAGGACACGGTCATGCGCTGGAACGCAATATCCCCGGTCTGGTCAAGCCCGTCATTCCTGCCGTGCAGCAGGCCATGCAGGAACACCCCGATGTGCACGGTGCGGATCTGGTGCCCTTCGGCATTGAAAATAATGTCTGGCAGAACATCCGTAATCTTTTCATGCTGAGCCCCGCCACCAGAGATCTGGTAAAATCCGGCAAGGTGGCTGTTGTCGGAGCCGTATACGATGTGTCCACCGGCAATGTTGAATGGCTGCCCGCCGCCCGCGTGGATGAAATTCTTGCCGCAGTGGAAGCAGACCCCGCCCGTGCGATGGAAGCCATGGCTTCCGGGGCTGGCGCCGCACAGCCGGACCATGACGGCGCGCCCGCTGCTGCAGCAGAAAATGAACAGGCCGTATCCGAAGCTGAACACGCTGCTGATGCTGCAGAAGACGCCGCCGGATCTTCCGGTTCCGGCGCAGAGGTTGAAACCGTTGAAGCCGTTGAGGTTCCCGCAGCCAACGCCACAGACGCAGGCGAAGAGACCGTGACGCAGGAAGCCGCAGTGCCCTGCCCCGGTCAGATGGCCCGCGACACCATGGCCATTCATGCACAGGCTGCGCTGGAACAGGCTGAAATGGCGGGCAAGGCCGCACAGGTTGCCGCCGAAGCTGCCGCAAAGGCTGCCGAGGCCGCGGGAGAAGCCGCCCGTGCCGCCGAAGCCGCTGCACTGGCTGCACAGGCCGCTCAGGCGCAGCAGTAG
- a CDS encoding manganese efflux pump MntP family protein, with product METPALLALAVALAMDALAVAVATGCRLRTVSARQTLRLAWHFGLFQAAMPIAGWFMGQGIRSFVDAWAHWIAFGLLAFIGLKMLKEAFEHDDAECGMADPTRGTSLIMLSVATSIDALAVGVTLSMLGLSIWMPAAVIGLVCLGLTAAGVQLGRVLAASSALSRYAEILGGAVLLGIGFKILHESGVFG from the coding sequence ATGGAAACACCGGCACTGCTTGCACTGGCTGTGGCGCTGGCCATGGATGCACTGGCGGTGGCTGTGGCCACCGGATGCAGACTACGCACGGTATCGGCCCGTCAGACGCTTCGTCTGGCATGGCATTTCGGCCTTTTTCAGGCTGCCATGCCCATTGCGGGGTGGTTTATGGGACAGGGCATACGAAGCTTTGTGGATGCCTGGGCGCACTGGATAGCCTTCGGCCTGCTGGCGTTCATCGGGCTGAAAATGCTCAAGGAAGCCTTTGAACACGACGACGCGGAATGCGGCATGGCCGACCCCACCAGAGGAACGTCGCTCATCATGCTTTCCGTGGCCACCAGCATAGACGCGCTGGCCGTGGGCGTAACACTTTCCATGCTGGGGCTGTCCATATGGATGCCCGCCGCGGTCATCGGGCTTGTCTGTCTGGGGCTGACCGCCGCAGGTGTGCAGCTGGGCAGAGTACTGGCCGCGTCATCAGCGCTTTCGCGGTATGCGGAAATACTGGGCGGCGCAGTGCTGCTGGGTATTGGTTTTAAAATTCTGCACGAAAGCGGCGTGTTCGGCTGA
- a CDS encoding MarR family winged helix-turn-helix transcriptional regulator gives MTASSDLNHAIVEFYEKLSSWEHCVVRDKGLTLPQMHTLEILGIHRAMRMKELASKMGVTTGTLTVLVDRLEERGLVQRSPHMTDRRSIMVELTDSGRTEFEEHDRLHIRLTEEICAGLSDEDKDALLRCLLSMNRMF, from the coding sequence ATGACTGCTTCTTCAGACCTCAATCACGCCATTGTCGAATTTTATGAAAAGCTTTCTTCATGGGAGCACTGCGTTGTGCGGGACAAGGGGCTTACCCTGCCCCAGATGCACACGCTGGAAATTCTGGGCATACACCGCGCCATGCGCATGAAAGAACTGGCATCAAAAATGGGGGTGACCACAGGCACACTGACCGTGCTGGTGGACAGGCTGGAAGAGAGAGGTCTGGTGCAGCGCAGCCCGCACATGACGGACCGCCGGTCCATCATGGTGGAACTGACCGACAGCGGCCGTACCGAATTTGAAGAACACGACCGCCTGCACATACGGCTGACAGAAGAAATCTGCGCCGGATTGTCCGATGAAGACAAAGACGCTCTGCTGCGCTGTCTGCTTTCCATGAACAGGATGTTCTGA
- a CDS encoding sulfite exporter TauE/SafE family protein, with product MDTIFLVALQSSLFLGLIHGVNPCGHSWVVLAPFVAGEHRGSRVALLTASFFGGTALACLAIGASLGAVSAGIPQHIKEVTDTVTALVLVVLGLVLIIKPGLLHSHSHEHGDGHEHHHDHDHAHHHEHDGKDHHGHSRGSSACSCSAPALSRWQKAGAAGLFVIGFMNMIVPCPTVAIMYKYALDSGSIGASTAVFASYALGTGLSLAVVIFAIYKVTTMMRTLRRPWVEPLIMRTAGALTVFFGVFSYFH from the coding sequence ATGGACACAATTTTTCTGGTGGCGCTGCAAAGCAGTCTGTTTCTGGGCCTGATACACGGAGTAAACCCCTGCGGACATTCATGGGTTGTGCTGGCCCCGTTTGTGGCGGGCGAACACAGAGGCAGCCGTGTTGCGCTGCTCACCGCGTCGTTTTTCGGCGGCACCGCACTGGCATGTCTGGCCATCGGGGCATCGCTGGGAGCAGTTTCTGCCGGTATTCCCCAGCATATCAAAGAAGTGACCGACACGGTCACGGCGCTGGTGCTTGTCGTGCTGGGGCTGGTGCTGATCATAAAACCCGGCCTGCTGCACAGTCACAGCCATGAGCACGGGGACGGTCATGAACATCACCATGACCATGATCATGCCCATCATCATGAACATGACGGGAAAGACCACCACGGGCACAGCCGCGGGAGCAGTGCGTGCTCCTGCTCCGCACCGGCTCTTTCGCGCTGGCAAAAGGCAGGAGCGGCCGGTCTGTTTGTCATCGGCTTCATGAACATGATCGTACCGTGCCCCACAGTGGCCATCATGTACAAATACGCGCTCGACTCCGGCAGCATCGGCGCCAGCACGGCCGTTTTTGCCAGTTATGCACTGGGTACCGGTCTCAGCCTTGCCGTTGTCATATTTGCCATCTATAAGGTGACCACCATGATGCGCACCCTGCGCAGACCGTGGGTGGAACCGCTTATCATGCGCACAGCCGGTGCGCTGACGGTATTTTTCGGCGTATTCAGCTATTTTCATTAA
- a CDS encoding CbiQ family ECF transporter T component, translating to MNTFPAPHLQQQTDRNTPPPRQIPLYRLDPRARLLCAGTLGVLVWQAPPLAVAAYALLVAALFLFSGTATRTGFSMARPYLWFVLLWAGVKLAADTAGLGPAAQATALPAADRLLEALPQAGLMALRLMVLIGIGLLLTLTGSPRSLGLAMAWFLKPVLGRRAWHAALSLALMVHFLPLIQKTVAQVRQAIRLRAPRCTAVRRWLLIPQATLRVMSQKTWAQTVAVAARGLDSPDAWEPDFPRQPGAWCLCGLFLLLAAAPVWLPFCLDFQIF from the coding sequence ATGAACACTTTTCCGGCACCGCACCTTCAGCAGCAGACAGACCGCAACACCCCGCCTCCACGGCAGATTCCCCTTTACCGGCTGGACCCGCGCGCCCGGCTGCTCTGCGCAGGCACGCTGGGCGTACTGGTGTGGCAGGCTCCGCCCCTTGCCGTGGCTGCCTATGCACTGCTGGTGGCTGCCCTGTTTCTTTTTTCCGGCACGGCCACCCGCACGGGATTTTCCATGGCCCGGCCGTATCTCTGGTTTGTGCTGTTATGGGCCGGCGTAAAGCTGGCGGCAGACACTGCCGGACTGGGCCCCGCGGCACAGGCGACCGCACTGCCCGCAGCAGACCGGCTGCTGGAAGCCCTGCCTCAGGCAGGCCTGATGGCTCTGCGTCTGATGGTGCTCATCGGCATAGGGCTGCTGCTGACGCTGACAGGCTCTCCCCGCTCTCTGGGACTGGCCATGGCATGGTTTCTGAAACCCGTGCTCGGGAGACGGGCATGGCATGCAGCGCTGTCTCTGGCCCTCATGGTGCACTTTCTTCCGCTTATTCAAAAAACAGTGGCGCAGGTTCGTCAGGCCATACGTCTGCGTGCGCCCCGCTGTACGGCTGTGCGCCGGTGGCTGCTCATCCCGCAGGCCACCCTGCGCGTCATGAGCCAGAAAACATGGGCCCAGACCGTGGCCGTGGCGGCAAGAGGGCTGGACTCTCCGGATGCGTGGGAGCCGGACTTTCCCCGCCAGCCGGGGGCATGGTGCCTGTGCGGACTGTTCCTTCTGCTTGCTGCCGCGCCTGTGTGGCTGCCATTTTGTCTTGACTTTCAAATTTTTTAA
- a CDS encoding translesion error-prone DNA polymerase V autoproteolytic subunit: MSYHSGLPQQPYGVKLFAEKIPAAHALRPSRTRDAVPAHAHTGGADGLHMLAAAVPQHEGAEKIRHAAADRPLMLSCVAAGFPSPADDYIDRRLDLNEYLVRNPESTFYVRVHGESMRDAGIWAGDILVVDRAVQPATGRVVIAVLDGELTVKRLKKEGDRLLLVPENPDYSPVDVSGREDFSVWGVVTCVLHRV, from the coding sequence ATGTCGTACCACAGCGGACTGCCCCAACAGCCTTACGGGGTCAAGCTTTTTGCGGAAAAGATACCGGCGGCGCATGCATTGCGGCCTTCCCGCACCCGTGACGCCGTTCCGGCACATGCGCACACCGGCGGTGCTGACGGTCTGCATATGCTGGCGGCTGCGGTACCGCAGCATGAGGGGGCGGAGAAAATCCGTCATGCCGCAGCGGACAGACCGCTTATGCTGTCCTGCGTGGCGGCCGGTTTTCCTTCACCGGCAGACGATTACATAGACAGACGGCTGGACCTGAACGAATATCTGGTGCGTAACCCCGAATCGACATTTTATGTGCGCGTCCACGGTGAATCCATGCGCGATGCCGGTATCTGGGCCGGAGATATTCTGGTGGTGGACCGTGCCGTGCAGCCTGCCACCGGCCGGGTGGTGATAGCCGTGCTGGACGGGGAACTGACCGTAAAGCGGCTTAAAAAAGAAGGAGACCGTCTGCTGCTGGTTCCGGAAAATCCGGATTACAGTCCCGTTGATGTCAGCGGGCGCGAAGATTTTTCCGTCTGGGGGGTGGTAACCTGTGTGTTGCACAGGGTGTGA
- a CDS encoding Y-family DNA polymerase, giving the protein MDVTVLGRAACSRVRHDGGTPSAPAAQRQGRPLYALVDCNSFYVSCERVFRPDLVRRPVVVLSNNDGCIIARSAEAKALGIPMGAPWFKVRRHAESAGVTVFSSNYALYGDMSSRVMRVLERFCPDVHVYSIDEAFMRLDSLIMPPGMSPERYAACLRREVYRRTGIPVSVGLGCTKTLAKLANRLSKQQNAGARAMVPAAFRYAGVFNFGAVTDPDVMDALLETLDVTDVWGVGARHAGRLRTWGIRTARALRDAPDDRVRRYMSVTGLHTVLELRGISCLPLDDAPPSRRSVVSSRSFGTLVTHKEHMLEAVTAYMTRAAEKLRREQLEAHCVGVMISTPRHGGGPRYADSAQVQLAVPTSHTPQLIVRARALLESIWRDGYRYQKAGVMLSGLESAVSRQVSMLPALQGTGRGLERGRRLMAAADAVNARFGRGTLEYAAAGLGRPWSMKQEHLSPRYTSDWKKLPLVR; this is encoded by the coding sequence GTGGATGTGACCGTACTGGGCAGAGCTGCCTGTTCCCGCGTGCGGCATGACGGGGGAACACCGTCCGCACCCGCGGCACAGCGGCAGGGGCGTCCGTTGTATGCGCTTGTGGACTGCAACAGTTTTTATGTTTCCTGCGAGCGGGTTTTCAGGCCCGACCTTGTCCGCCGCCCCGTGGTTGTGCTGTCCAACAACGACGGCTGCATCATTGCACGCTCGGCAGAGGCTAAAGCTCTGGGTATTCCCATGGGGGCCCCGTGGTTCAAGGTGCGCAGACATGCTGAGTCCGCGGGGGTGACCGTGTTTTCGTCCAATTATGCCTTGTACGGTGATATGTCGTCACGCGTCATGCGGGTGCTGGAGCGTTTCTGTCCGGATGTGCATGTGTATTCCATTGATGAGGCCTTTATGCGGCTGGACAGCCTGATCATGCCGCCGGGTATGTCGCCGGAGCGGTATGCGGCGTGCCTGCGGCGCGAGGTGTACCGGCGTACAGGCATTCCCGTGTCGGTGGGGCTGGGCTGCACCAAGACTCTTGCCAAGCTGGCAAACAGGCTGAGCAAACAGCAGAATGCCGGAGCCCGGGCCATGGTGCCGGCGGCTTTCCGGTATGCCGGAGTATTCAACTTTGGAGCAGTGACAGATCCTGACGTTATGGATGCGTTGCTGGAAACGCTGGACGTGACGGATGTGTGGGGTGTGGGGGCGCGCCATGCGGGGCGTCTGCGGACATGGGGCATACGCACCGCGCGGGCGCTGCGTGATGCACCGGATGACAGGGTGCGCAGATACATGAGCGTGACCGGTCTGCACACCGTGCTGGAACTGCGCGGCATTTCGTGTCTGCCTCTGGATGATGCGCCGCCGTCGCGCAGGTCGGTTGTCTCTTCGCGGTCATTCGGCACACTGGTGACGCACAAGGAGCATATGCTCGAAGCTGTCACGGCCTATATGACACGGGCCGCCGAAAAACTGCGGCGCGAACAGCTTGAAGCGCACTGCGTGGGGGTTATGATCAGCACCCCGCGCCACGGCGGCGGGCCGCGCTATGCCGACAGCGCACAGGTGCAGCTTGCGGTGCCCACCAGCCATACGCCGCAGCTGATAGTCCGCGCCCGCGCCCTGCTGGAGAGTATATGGCGCGATGGCTACCGGTACCAGAAGGCCGGCGTGATGCTTTCGGGGCTTGAATCTGCGGTATCCCGTCAGGTTTCCATGCTGCCTGCCCTGCAGGGGACAGGGCGGGGACTGGAACGGGGAAGGCGGCTCATGGCGGCGGCCGATGCGGTGAATGCACGTTTCGGAAGGGGAACGCTGGAATACGCGGCGGCCGGTCTGGGAAGGCCGTGGAGCATGAAACAGGAACACCTGTCGCCCCGCTACACTTCGGACTGGAAAAAACTGCCGCTTGTGCGCTGA